The genomic interval ATTCCTCCGCCCGCTTCCAAGATAATCCCGACGCGTTCCTGCGCAGGCTCTTCGATGTTGCCGTGGCCGCTGCCGATCCGATGAAGCAACTTTCACGATACTTGCCCGAGCCACCGAAGGGCCGCACGATCGTGGTCGGGGCCGGCAAGGGCTCGGCGCGCATGGCGGAGGCGCTGGAGGCTTGCTGGGAAGGGCCGCTCGAGGGCGTCGTCGTCACCCGCTACGGCCATGAAGCGCCCTGCAAGCATATCGAAATTCTCTCCGCCTCCCATCCCGTGCCGGATGAAGCCGGCGAGAAGGCGGCGAAACGCATACTGGAAACCGTTTCGGATCTGACGGAGGACGATCTGGTGATCGTGCTGATCTCCGGAGGCGGTTCGGCGCTGCTGTCGCTGCCGCCGGAGGGCGTGACGCTCGCTGACAAGATCGCCGTCAACAAGGCGCTGTTGCGCTGCGGGGCGGCGATCGACGAGGTTAATTGCGTGCGCAAGCACCTCTCGGCGATCAAGGGCGGCAGGCTGGCCGCCGCCATCCACCCCGCCCGCTGCCACACGCTGCTGATTTCCGACGTGCCGGGCGACGATCCGGCGATCATAGCCTCGGGCCCGACGGTCGGCGAGACGACCACGGTCGAGGATGCCAGGGCGATCCTGAAGCGCTACGAGATCGACCTGCCCGACCACGTTGCCCGCCATCTCGACACCGAGGCGGCGCGTTGCGTGACGCCTGACGATCCGCGTCTGGCGCGGGCGGAGAACCACATCATCGCCACCCCGTTCATGTCGCTGGAGGCGGCAGCCGACGCGGCGCGCGAGGCCGGGCTCGACGTGCTGGTGCTCGGCGATACGATCGAGGGGGAGGCGAAGGATGTCGGGATCGTCCATGCCGGTATCGCCGGCTCCGTCGTCCACCACGGCGTGCCCGCCAAACGGCCCGCAATCATCCTTTCGGGCGGCGAAACCAGCGTGACCGTGAAGGGTGAGGGAAGGGGCGGCCGCAATGTCGAATTCCTGCTCTCGCTTGCCGTCGAACTCAACGGGCTTGAAGGCGTCTATGCCCTTGCCGGCGATACCGACGGCGTTGACGGGCGCGAAGAGGTGGCCGGCGCCGTGATCGGGCCGGACACGCTCGAACGCGCGCGGTTGCTCGGCCTCGATGCCCGCGCCGCGCTTGCCGACAATGACGGACACGGATTTTTCGAGGCGCTGGGCGACCAGGTGATCACCGGCCCGACGCTCACCAATGTCAATGATTTCCGGGCAATTTTGATTCTCTGAATTGTAACCCGCATCGTGGAACCGGCGCGCTTGCGGCGCGCCGGCGGTCCGTGCGCGCGAAATCGCGGCGCGGCCGGCTGAATGTTCGCTCCATTTTACGCTTTGGTAACCATATTCGCACATTTTTTGCGGGAGCCCGCGCGGCGAATCCCGCGATGCGCGTCCGGCATCTGGTTGGTTGAAGTGGATTACCAATGCGTCGTTTTGTAACCGGTCTTGCAGGCCTTTGCGTTCTCGCGCTCGCTTCCTGCGCCTCCAACGGGGAGCGCGATACCACGATCCTCAAGACCGCGCTGCTGCCGGCTCCGGCGCGCGTTATCTCGGACGGTCCGAATGCCATCGAGGTCATCACCACGGGTTCGATTGGGGAGATCATGCCGATAGAGGAAGCGCCGCTGCAGCTCGGGTCCATCCATTCGCGAGTCGTGGACGGCGCCGATCGCGGCGCGCAGGTCATGACCATCAGCCTCGGCGAGGACGGCCGGCCGGAACACCATCCGCTCGCGGGCCGCACGATCTATCTGGACGAGACCCGAGACATCACGCTGGCACCGCTCGAAGTGGTGCTGACCTTTGATGACGGCCCGGTGCCCGGTCGCACCAATGTGGTGCTGGATGCGCTCGATGCTTATGGCGTCAAGGGCCTGTTCTTCATGGTCGGCCAGATGGCGCATTATTATCCCGAGACGGCGGCGATGGTCTCCGAAGGCGGCCACACGATCGCCACCCACACGTATTCGCACCCCTATCTGCCGGCCCTTGGCCATGACGCGGCCGTCGCCAATATCGACAAGGGCAGGGCGGTTGTGCAAGAGACGACCGGCGAGACGCCGTATTTCTTCCGCTTTCCTTATCTCGCCGAAAACGAATGGCTCGACCGTGCGCTTGCCAGCCGCGGCCTGATCCCTGTCGGCGCCGATGTCGATTCCCTCGATTATCGCGAGGCGACCACCGAGCAACTGGTGGAGCGGGTGATGCGCGGCCTTGAGGCCCGCGGCGGCGGCATCGTGCTGATGCATGATCTGCAGGGCCGCACGGCCCGCGCCATCGGCCCGCTGCTCGCGCGGCTGGAGGAGGGCGGCTACAAGGTGGTGCAGCTTAAATACGGCACCCCGCCGCTAAAGGACGATACGCTGGTGGCGCGGCTCCAGACAAATCCCCTGCGATAGCTTTCGTGCGCGCACGTACCGCAACGGCGTTCAACCGCCTTGAAATGCGCGATCCCGCGGTCTAGAACCGCCTCGGCCCGCCAGAGGCGCCGACATCCCGGATGGCGCGCGGCCAACAAGCACCGAGGGAGGCATCATGAGCCATCGTAAACTCTTTCTTCTGCCCGGCGACGGCATCGGCCCGGAAATCACCGAGGAATTCGTCAAGGTCATCAGCCTTTTGAACGACAAGGCCAGCGCGGGTTTTGAAATCGAGCGCGGACTTGTCGGTGGCGCGGCCTATGATGCCCATGGCAAGGCGATCTCCGACGATGACATGGCGCGGGCGATGGCTGCCGATGCGGTGATGTTCGCCGCCGTCGGCGGTCCGAAATGGGACAATGTCGCCTATGACGTGCGCCCGGAAGCAGGCCTGCTGCGCCTGCGCAAGGATCTGGAACTGTTCGCCAATCTGCGCCCGGCGATCTGCTATGCCGCTCTTGCGGCGTCGTCCTCGCTGAAGCCGGAACTGGTCGAAGGCCTCGATATCCTGATCGTGCGCGAGCTCACCGGCGGCGTCTATTTCGGCGAGCCGAAGGAAATCATCGACCTCGGCAATGGTCAGCAGCGCGCGATCGACACTCAGGTCTACGATACCTACGAGATCGAGCGCATCGCCGCCGTCGCCTTTGAACTGGCGCGCACCCGCGATAACCGCGTCTGCTCGATGGAGAAGCGCAATGTGATGAAGTCCGGCCTGTTCTGGAACCAGGTCGTGACGCGCGTTCACAAGGAAAAATTCGCCGATGTCGAGCTGTCGCACATGCTCGCCGACGCCGGCGGCATGCAGCTCGTGCGCGCGCCTAAGCAGTTCGACGTGATCGTCACCGACAACCTGTTCGGCGACATGCTCTCGGATGTGGCCGCGATGCTGACCGGCTCGCTCGGCATGCTGCCCTCGGCCTCGCTCGGCGCGGAAGATGCCGTCACCGGCAAGCGCAAGGCGATGTACGAGCCCGTCCATGGCTCGGCGCCCGATATCGCAGGGCAGGGCGTTGCCAATCCGCTCGCCATGCTGGCCTCGTTCGCCATGTGCCTGCGCTATTCGTTCAACATGATCGAAGAGGCTGAAGCGCTCGACGCCGCGATCGCCAAGGTGCTCGATGACGGGCTGCGCACCGGCGACATTATGGCGCCCGGCTGCCGCAAGGTCGGCACCAGCGAAATGGGCGATGCCGTGGTCGCCGCCTTTGCCGCCACGCTCGGCGTTTGAAGATGAAGGTCGGCGGCGGGGTTTATAACCGCCGCCGCCGCGCTATCTTGTCGGGATGAACGAGACCCGCGAAGACCTTCCCAAAACCGGTATCCGCATGCCGCCGTTGTTCTGGAAGCGGCGCGTTGCGCACGAGACCTTCCGCCTTTCCGCCACCTGCTGGCCGTGGTTTCTTCTGCCCGCCGCGACTCTGGCGCTGTTATGCATGGCGACGCTTGACGGCCCGGTGGCCTCCGCGCGCGATGCCATGTCGTCGCGGTTCCAGGATTTCGCCGCGCGGCTGACCGATGTCACCACCGCGCCGTGGATATTGGGCGCAAGCGGGACTGTGACCGTCCTCGCCTATGTCGCTATCGCCTGCCTTGCCAGCCCGCGGGTGAAATTCCGCGCCGCGCTTGTGCTGCATCAGGGTTTTTACCTGTTCTGTTCCGTCGCGCTCGCCAGCGCCACCGTCAATGTCGTCAAACGCCTGATCGGCCGGGCGCGTCCGACGCTGTTCGATACGGTCGGCGACCTGCACTTCAATGTCGGCGTCTGGGCCTATGATTACGCAAGCTTCCCCTCGGGCCATTCGACGACATCGGGCGCGATCTTCGCCGGGCTGGCGCTGCTCTATCCACGGCTCGGGCCGTTCTTCGCCGCCTTCGCCATCTTCTTCGGCTTCGCCCGCATCGCCGTTGGCGCGCATTATCCAAGCGATGTCTCGGCGGGCCTGTTCTACGGGGCCTGGATTTCCGTGCTCGTGGCCTGCTTTTTCGCTCGCTACCGGCTGCTGTTCGCCGTGCCGGAAAGGGGCCTGCCGGTGCGTCGAACGCGTCCGCGCCTGCGCGACCGGTTGCGGTCGTAATCTTCCTGTTATGTGGAAAAGTTAGTTGCTTTTGCGAAGCCGGGTCGGCCGCGGGCGTTGATGCCGCTGCCCGGCTCGTCTAACATCCGCCTGGCCGGTGGGGATGCCGGTGTGAATATTCGGAGGGGCGATGACGGTACGCTACCGCTGGTTCAGCCAGCGCAGAAAACTCAAGGACCAGAAGTGGCCGTGCACGCATTGGCGCGGTTTCATGGTCGGCGTGGCGGGCCTTTTGTTCGTCGCCTTCGCGATCCTCGATTATCCCGTCGGGCTGATGGCCCGCGATCTCTCCGGTCCGATCAGGGAGTATGGCGAGTTCATCACCCATTTCGGCCAGTCGGAGTGGATACTGATCACCAGTGTCCTTGTGTTCGCGCTTGGCATGACGGCGGCCGGGGCGGCGGATGAGGCGGATCGGCGCACCCGCGCCAAGGGCGTGTTTCTGGCGCAGGCGGCAAGCTTCGTGTTTGCCGCGGTCGCGCTTTCCGGCCTGGCCGTCAATCTTCTGAAGGGGCTGATCGGCAGGCCGCGGCCGAACATGCTGGTCTATTACGACCTGAGCCCGTTTGCCTTCGATCCCATGAGCTTTGCCGGGCAGTATTCCAGTTTCCCTTCGGGGCATGCCACCACGGTTGCCGCGATCTTCACGGCGGCGGCGTTTTTCCTGCCGCGCCACCGCATCCTGTTTTTCAGCCTCGCCGTCTGCATAGCGATGAGCCGCATCATCGTAGGCGCGCATTATCCGAGCGATGTCATCGCCGGGCTCGCCTTCGGAAGCTGGTTTACGTATCTGACCGCGATCATCTTTTCGCGCTATCGCATGGTGTTCAGCATCGATCCGCACGGCTGGCCGGTGCCGCGCAACGGCTTTTCCGCGCTGAAGCCGGAATTCATGCGCAAGCACCCGCACCATGCAGCGCCGCAAACAGACCTTGACTTGACCACGCAAAAGGGTCATTAGCCTTCGCGGTAGAAGGAAAAGCCGAATATGCCGCTGTTCGCGCGTCACATTGCTGCTGATATCACCCCGGCGCCCCGCGCCGGCGGCCGGATATCGCCTTCCCGCAGTTTCATGAAAACAGCCAAGAAAACGACGACAAAAACCGTCTGACGTTCCTGGCCTACCGCTCTCTCCCCGGTCACGCCGGGGACGGGAAGATGCCGTTTCGGCCGCTCTTCCACTCCCGCGATTTTCGAGGAGAGAAACGAAAGAGAGCTTATCATCATGGGTTTCAAGATTGCAGTCGTGGGCGCTACCGGCAATGTCGGGCGCGAAATGCTGTCCATCCTCGAAGAGCGCGGCTTTCCCGCCGATGAGGTCGTGGCGCTCGCCTCCAGCCGTTCCGTCGGCACGGAAGTCTCCTACGGCGACAAGACGCTGAAGGTGAAGAACCTCGAAAACCATGACTTTTCCGACACCGATATCTGCCTGATGTCGGCCGGCGGCACGGTCTCGCAGAAGTGGTCGCCGAAAATTGCCGCCAAGGGCTGCGTCGTCATCGACAACTCCTCGGCCTGGCGTTACGACGCCGACGTGCCGCTGATCGTGCCGGAGGTCAATCCGGATGCGATCGAGGGCTTCCGCAAGCGCAACATCATCGCCAACCCGAACTGCTCGACCGCCCAGCTCGTTGTCGCGCTGAAGCCGCTGCATGATCGCGCCACGATCAAGCGGCTGGTGGTCTCGACCTATCAATCGGTTTCGGGCGCCGGCAAGGACGGCATGGATGAACTGTTCAACCAGACCCGCGCCGTCTTCGTCGCCGACCCGATCGAGACCAAGAAGTTCACCAAGCGCATCGCCTTCAACGTGATTCCGCACATCGACAGCTTCATGGAAGACGGCTACACCAAGGAAGAATGGAAGGTGCTGGCCGAGACCAAGAAGATGCTCGACCCGAAGATCAGGGTCACCTGCACCGCCGTGCGCGTGCCGGTGTTCATCGGCCATTCGGAATCGGTCAATATCGAGTTCGAGAAGGAAATCACAGCCGATGAGGCTCGCGACATCCTGCGCGAGGCGCCCGGCTGCCAGGTGATCGACAAGCATGAGGACGGCGGCTACATGACCCCGGTCGAATGCGCCGGCGAGGACTCCACCTTCATCTCCCGCATCCGCGAGGATGCGACCGTCGAGAATGGCCTCGCCATGTGGGTGGTCGCCGACAATCTGCGCAAGGGCGCGGCGCTGAACGCGATCCAGATCGCGGAGCTGCTGGTGGAGCGCAAGCTGGTGAAGCCGCGCGCGATGGCGTGATGCCTTCTCCCGAATAGCAAACGGCGCCGGGATTTCTTCCGGCGACGTTTGTGTTTTCAGGGATGTTCGGTCGGCTTTACAGAAATGCCACCTTGCCGGTCGCGATATCGTAGACGCCGGCGATTGATTTCACCGTGCCCGATTCATTCATGTCGCTGAGAATTGGTCCGGTTTCCGCGGCGATGCGGGCGTTATAGACCGCATTCTCGGCGGTAGCGGCGGCAAGCAGATCCTCGGGGTTCTGCTGCATGGCGTTGTAGACGGCGGGACGAATGGCATTGACCAGGCTCGGCAGATGGCCCGGCGGCAGTTCGTTATCGCGGATCGAATCGATGGTCGCGCGTATCGCCCCGCAACTGGTGTGGCCGAGAACCATGACGGCCTGAACGCCGAGAACGGCGGCCGCGAATTCGAGGCTGGCGATGCCGTCCTCACTCAGGAAATTTCCGGCGACGCGTACGACGAACAGATCGCCCGGCGCCTGATCGAAGATCAGTTCCGGCACCACGCGCGAATCCGCGCAGGCGACGATCGCGGCAAAGGGCGACTGGCCGGCAGCCCTGGTGTTGCGCGTCACCGAGTGGTCGGCATTGTTCGGCGTGTTGGCGACATAGCGCGCATTGCCGTCCATCAGGCGCTGGATCGCCTCATCGGGGGAAGCCGGCGGGGTGGCCGTGGTTTGGGCGAAAGCGCGCCCGCCAAACGGAACCGCAAGCGAAAGCGCCAAACCGCCCATCAATAGGCCGCGACGGCCGAGTGTTCCACTATCGCATTGATCGCACATGGCATTATCCTCCTGCTGCGGCGCGCGATGCGGCCGCTCTGACCCTGTTGGTTTACCGATCCTGCAGGACCGGCAAGTGCAGTTTTTCTGATTGCCGTGATACGCTTACAGCGACAGCTATTATTGGCTATCCGATTTCCGCAAAATTGCGGAAAATCAGTTCCGGCGGCAAGCGGCGAGCGTGACCGACGGCGTTTCGCCGAAGATGCGCCTGTAATCGCCCGAGAAACGGCCAAAATGCAGGAAGCCGTGCTGCATCGCCACCCGCGTCACCGTCGTCTGGTGCGGGCTGGCTGCGGCAAGCGCCGCACGCGCCCGGTTGAGGCGCAGCAGGCGCAGATAGGCATTGGGCGACATGCCGATATATTCATGAAACGCATATTGCAGCCGGCGTTGCGAGACGCCGGTGGCCGCGCAGATATCCACGATCGTCGGCAGTCGGTCGCTTTCCACGCAGCTTTCTATATAGGCGCGCGCGAGGCTGCAAACGGCAAAGGCGCGGGCGCGCGCGGCACGCGAAAGGCCCTCGAAGCCCTCGCTATGGGCGGCCACCTGCAGGGCGGATTGCAGCAGCAGGTCCCTGATCATCGCGTTATCGCATGGTGTGCCGCGCTCAGGGGCTGCCTGGTCAGTGAAGGCCATGATATCTGCGGCGAGCCCCCCTTTCGAGGGCGTGGTCCATGACCGGATCGTCTCTGGCGCCTTCTCCCAGCGTCGCGGGTTGAGTATCCGCGCTCCTCGGATAAAGGCGGTCTGATCGAAGCTGATATAGGTCGTGCGCGTGCCGACTGGCACGTAAAGATCGAAATATGTGTGCTCCGGCAGAAAAAACACGGTATCCGGATGGTTGATGCCCTGATCGGAAAACCGGAATGCCTGGTCCGGGGTGCAATAGGAAAGCGTACACAGATTGGCCGGCGTTTTGCCGATCTTCTGGACCGATGCGGCCTGATCCTCATGCACGACCTGCTGGCTTCCGAGGTCGATCGTTTCCATGCGGCAAACGGTTTTGCCGCTGCCGAGTTGAAAACACTCCATGTCGATCCATGGCTGCATCGCGGCCTGGTCGGCCGCGCATGTCAGCACCGACGATCGCACTATCGGCGCAATCGTTACACTATCGGCCATACCCGCATCCCTCCGCCGATCGGTCCTCTGTCAACGGCGCCGCCGTGGCAAGACCGGAAGGACAGCTATCGACCGGGACCTCTATCATAAGAATATCACAAGATGAGAGAGAAGGGCGGCCTATATGCGCTGTGGCGAGCTTGCCAATCCATGACAAAGGCCGAGGAAATTCCGCCACCCGGCCAGCAACGGTCGATCAGTCCTTCTTCAGGCTGGCGAGAACCTCGACGGTATGTTCCCCGAGGGTCGGCGGTGGACGAACGGCGCAGCGTTCACCGTCAATGCGCCATGGCGGGGCGGTAAAGGCGACGTCCTCTCCCTGCGCCGTTCGGTGCGTGACCACCATCTCGGACGCCGCGGTGCGCGGATGTGTCAGCGCTTCGTAGAGCCCCAGGACCTCGCCGCATGGAATGCCGGCTGCCGAGAGGTTCTTCAGCAGGTCCGTGCGCCTGTGTTTGAGCAGTTCACGCTCCAGTTCCGGGATCAGCGCATCACGGTGCTGCGATCGCAGGATGTTGGTGGCATAGCGTGGATCATCGGCCATATCCGCCCGTCCAAGCGCATCCTGGCACAGGGACCTGAACTGGCGGTTGTTGCCGACCGCGATGACGAGCGGTCCGTCAGCCGCGTCGAACACGCCATAGGGCACGATCGACGGATGCGCATTGCCGTATCGCGGCGGATCCGATTTCATCACCAGGGCATCGAGTCCGTAATAGGCGCTGAGCGTCACGCCGCAATCATAGAGCGAGAGATCGACGCGACGGCCGCGTCCGGTCCTTTGAACCTGCACCAGCGCGGCGAGTATCGCCTGGGCCGCATACATGCCGGTAAACATGTCGACGACAGCGACGCCGAATTTCAGCGGCGGACGCCCGGCCTCGCCATTGATCGCCATCAGGCCGCTCTCGCCCTGGACGACGAGGTCGTAACCCGAGCGCTTGGCCTCTTCCCCGGCCCGGTCATAGCCGGCGATCGAGCAATAGATGATCCGGGGGTTGATCTTCAGCAGATCCTCGAAACCGAGGCCGAAGCGCTCCATCCCGCCCTGCTTGAAATTTTCCACGACGACATCGGCATCTGCGACCAGCGCGCGCGCCGCCTCGACCATGGCCGGATCGGCGAGGTCGAGCGCAACCGAGCGCTTGTTGCGGTTGAAGGCGTAGTAATAGGTCGTCTCGGTCTCGCCGATCCGGATGCCCCAATCGCGCGTGTCGTCGCCGCGCTCGGGATGCTCGATCTTGATGACATCGGCGCCGAGGTCGCCAAGAACCTGGGTGCTCAGCGGACCGGCGAGCACCCGTGAAAAATCGACAACCTTAATTCCTTCCAGGGGTAGAGCCGGCATTTCAAGACCTCCGATTGACGCATTTTCCGTCAGCTATTGACTTATTTACCGTCTAGCCGGAAATAAATTCGAATGACTGTCTTGTCAAATACGCGCTTTGCGTGTTGTGACAAGGAAAAGGGGGAGGCCGCAATGGAAAAATCGTCGAATACCTGTCGGCTCCCAGGCCGGGGCGACAGCCGCCATCTGCAGGCTCGGGGCAACGGCGCGGGAAGATGATCCAATACCTGCCTTACGGCATACGGCTTCTGGTCATCTTTACGGTCGCCGCGGCGGGCGCCTGGGGCGCGGTTGCCGCCGGGATGCCCTTGCCCTGGATGCTCGGGCCGCTTTTCGCGGCGGCGGCGGTGGCGATGGCCAAGCCTAAGGTTTTCGGCGCGATACCGGTGATGCCGACGCCGCTGCGGAACATCTTCATTCCCATCATCGGCCTCATGATCGGATCCCAGGTCACGCCGCAGACGATCATGCATATGGGAAAGTGGTGGCCGTCGCTGCTTCTTGTGATTCCGTTCGCGCTCGTGACGCAGATGATCAGCTATGCGCTTCTGAAACGGCTGGGCGGCTTTGATCGCGCCACCGCCTTCTTCGCCTCCTCGCCGGGCGGCGTCGTGGAGGCGGTGATCATCAGCGAGCGGTTCAATGGCGACCCGACGCTCACGGTGGTGCAGCATCTGGCGCGGATTTCGCTTGCGGTCACCATCATCCCTCTGCTGCTGACCGTCTATGTCGGCCACCCCGTCGGTAGCGCGAGCGGGGCAAGCGCGCCCGACGCGGTGAACCCGATCGGAGTGCTGGATACCCTGCTGATGGCCGCGGCCGCCTTCGTCGGCGCCTATGTCGCCCGCAAGATCCACCTGCCGGCGGCCAATATGATCGGTCCGATGATCGCGAGCGCGGCGCTGCATTCGACCGGGCTCACATTCGCCCTGATCCCGACATCGCTCGTCCAGGTCACCCAACTCGTCATCGGCGCCAGCCTTGGCGGACGGTTCGCGGCGGTCGACATGCGCACGCTCTACAAATCGGTGATGCTGTCGCTTCCGCTGATCGTCGTTTCCCTGTCGGTGGCGGCGGTGGCGGGCCTGACGGTTTCGATGCTGGGATATAATTCCGTGATCGTCGGTTTCATTGCCTTCGCGCCGGGCGGCGTGACGGAAATGGGCCTGATCGCCATTTCAATCGACGCCGATCCTGTCTACGTCGCCTGCCACCATATCGTCCGGATATTCACGGCCGTCCTCTTCCTACCCCTGATCTACCGCTTCCTGATCGCGCCAAGACAAGGAGCCTGAAACATGGAACGCCGCAGCCAGGCGTCTTATGTTTAAAGCCGCTTATGCTCAAGGCTAACGGATTGTCGGTCAGCCCTTGCATGAAGCCGGCGAGCTTCATCGGCAGAGGGTCGATGGCGAAGAGGAAGGTGACGGTCGCGGCAAAGGCGATCATGCTCAAGCACGGCGCACCCTTCTTTCACCATGCCGACAGCTTCGCCAGGGTGCGCGGCGGCCATCTCGAACTTGCCGTGCTGGTGGCCTGTCAGTTGGCGTAGAATGGCGATCTTGCGAACTGCGGGTCGGCTCGAAGAGCGTTCCCGCCTCGGTTGGATCTCGTGCATGGTACCGGGCGCGTTGCGGTGGTCACCGATCACGTCCCCGGGATGGTTCGTCCAACCTGGTCAGTGCGTGCACTTTTCCGTTGACCGGCACGGCCGTGTTCGAGCTGAAACCCGGCGAGAAATCGCTCTCCGCCATGTGCCTCGGCGTCGGTCAGGGCATCGCGGTCGCGCTGGAGGCGCTCTGACCTATCGATGCCCGGCGGCCTCGACGAGGGCCGCAAGCAGGTGACGCTGTTCGTCGGTCATCACGGCATTGTTGCGCATTGCCACACCGACCGGACCACCCAGCAGGTCGTCATTCAGACGAATGCCGGAAAGCAGGCCGCTTTCAAGCTCGTCGTGAACCACGCCGGCGGAGATAAACCAGATCGTGTCGGAGGACAGAACCACCTTGCGCCCGAAGGCAAGGCCGACATTCTCGAAGGCCGGCTGCGGATCGAAGAGCCCGATCCCGTGCAGATAGGCCTGCACCAGCGGGGCAATGACCGCGCCCGGCGGCGGCAGCATCAGGGGATAGCGGCCGAGCGTTGCAGCATCCGCCGCCGCGCCGGCAAGCGGGTGGCCGGCGCGCACGATGGCGGCAATCGGCTCGGAATAGAGCTGGCGAAAGGACAACCCCTCCATGAGCTGGGCCGCCGCCATGCGGCCGACGACCATGTCGAGAGCGCCTTCGCGCAATTGCGACAGGAGCAGCCAGTTCGGCCCGGTCGTCACCCTGAGCAGACATT from Martelella mediterranea DSM 17316 carries:
- a CDS encoding AbrB family transcriptional regulator, which translates into the protein MIQYLPYGIRLLVIFTVAAAGAWGAVAAGMPLPWMLGPLFAAAAVAMAKPKVFGAIPVMPTPLRNIFIPIIGLMIGSQVTPQTIMHMGKWWPSLLLVIPFALVTQMISYALLKRLGGFDRATAFFASSPGGVVEAVIISERFNGDPTLTVVQHLARISLAVTIIPLLLTVYVGHPVGSASGASAPDAVNPIGVLDTLLMAAAAFVGAYVARKIHLPAANMIGPMIASAALHSTGLTFALIPTSLVQVTQLVIGASLGGRFAAVDMRTLYKSVMLSLPLIVVSLSVAAVAGLTVSMLGYNSVIVGFIAFAPGGVTEMGLIAISIDADPVYVACHHIVRIFTAVLFLPLIYRFLIAPRQGA
- a CDS encoding LysR substrate-binding domain-containing protein — protein: MFDPRIRMRHLHCFLETARRGSLSAAAETLSVSQPAASKTIRELEEILEVALFDRSGRRLALTQAGKTFQRYVGAALVELGRAQDLVRERPVRRSRIAVGALPTAATVLLPHAALSLRKTAPECLLRVTTGPNWLLLSQLREGALDMVVGRMAAAQLMEGLSFRQLYSEPIAAIVRAGHPLAGAAADAATLGRYPLMLPPPGAVIAPLVQAYLHGIGLFDPQPAFENVGLAFGRKVVLSSDTIWFISAGVVHDELESGLLSGIRLNDDLLGGPVGVAMRNNAVMTDEQRHLLAALVEAAGHR